One genomic segment of Drosophila melanogaster chromosome 3R includes these proteins:
- the Rsbp15 gene encoding radial spoke binding protein 15 produces MNYLIQRGKMRQQAINVPEGLPELLSDVTREVLRCQPKKECLCQFIIDYLHSVIVTREKAMVAKTILDRSLRQVDSIISDLCVCDLSKEKSELMGQVLEDCFRNFLEKRRCEMRRGKQAIKFEDVDILEELLQKCKFTDEELVMSRPAIESAYKRFVDAYMSAERGADGTELLYQYFRDRELKRINEAMRNQAAITIQAAWRGYWVRLQFPQEVCVCVCAAEKEDDGEEKRREQAASVLQRFFRKVMLRVVTKPIVDPCAEPTEPTEVDASSSPDTAKDGYDDVNLSTVPTTAAITAGPTPLPTAPGTVPPSAPGTAPATARTSATAIAEPEAHEEAAEAQPAEEAPAAEAPADEAAPAPAEEAAPPPAEEAAPEAAEEPAPPPPPEEAAAPPPPAEEPAPTEGAAPPAEEAPAEEAPAAE; encoded by the exons ATGAATTACTTGATCCAGCGTGGCAAGATGCGCCAGCAGGCGATTAATGTTCCAGAGGGTCTGCCGGAACTTCTATCAGATGTTACACGGGAGGTGCTAAGGTGTCAGCCGAAGAAAGAGTGCCTCTGCCAGTTCATCATCGACTATCTACATTCGGTGATCGTGACAAGGGAAAAGGCTATGG TGGCCAAGACCATTTTGGATCGCTCTCTGCGCCAGGTGGACAGCATAATATCGGACCTCTGTGTCTGTGATCTCTCCAAGGAGAAGTCCGAGTTGATGGGCCAGGTTCTAGAGGACTGTTTCCGTAACTTCCTCGAGAAACGACGCTGCGAGATGCGGCGTGGCAAGCAGGCGATTAAGTTCGAGGATGTGGACATCCTAGAGGAGCTGCTGCAGAAGTGCAAGTTTACCGACGAGGAGCTGGTCATGTCACGGCCGGCCATCGAGAGTGCCTACAAGCGCTTCGTGGACGCCTATATGTCCGCCGAACGTGGAGCCGATGGAACGGAGCTACTCTACCAGTACTTCCGGGACAGGGAACTGAAGCGTATCAACGAGGCCATGCGCAACCAGGCAGCCATCACGATCCAGGCGGCTTGGCGAGGATACTGGGTTCGCCTCCAGTTCCCGCAAGAAGTTTGCGTTTGTGTCTGCGCAGCG GAAAAAGAGGACGACGGGGAGGAAAAGCGCAGGGAACAGGCAGCGAGCGTTCTTCAGAGATTCTTCCGCAAGGTTATGTTG CGCGTGGTTACCAAGCCAATCGTAGACCCCTGTGCCGAACCAACGGAACCAACTGAAGTGGATGCTAGCTCTTCACCGGATACAGCAAAGGATGGCTATGACGACGTAAATCTCTCGACAGTACCGACAACTGCTGCGATAACAGCCGGACCAACACCATTACCAACTGCTCCCGGAACTGTGCCGCCATCTGCCCCAGGCACTGCTCCGGCCACGGCCAGAACTTCGGCCACTGCTATAGCAGAGCCAGAAGCTCATGAAGAGGCTGCGGAAGCTCAGCCAGCGGAGGAAGCTCCTGCAGCAGAGGCGCCTGCTGATGAAGCAGCACCAGCTCCGGCTGAGGAGGCTGCCCCACCGCCAGCAGAAGAGGCTGCACCGGAAGCCGCCGAAGAGCCGgcacctccaccaccaccagaagAAGCAGCGGCACCGCCACCGCCCGCTGAGGAGCCCGCTCCGACAGAGGGAGCAGCTCCTCCCGCTGAAGAAGCTCCCGCAGAAGAAGCTCCCGCAGCTGAGTAG
- the CG17404 gene encoding uncharacterized protein — MGLTEQLLLIGVVALGGVFGRLNSRQPSGYTPHRIVGGADIPPGEHVPYQVSLQYRTRGGQMHFCGGSIIAPNRILTAAHCCQGLNASRMSVVAGIRGLNEKGSRSQVLSYSIHPKYQELVTSDLAVLSIKPPLKLNNSTISAIEYRSQGKDFVGGGVPVTLTGWGLRLPVPFPFLDNVNYPNVLQRMSYHTISNSECRNAGMESVTDTEICARGPFRGACSGDSGGPLVMESKNGLQQVGIVSYGLVVCGLYISPDVYTRVSTFSDWIGNQTKS, encoded by the exons ATGGGTCTAACTGAACAACTACTGCTGATCGGAGTTGTAGCTTTGGGAGGAGTCTTCGGGAGACTGAATT CTCGTCAACCCAGTGGGTATACTCCACATCGTATTGTTGGAGGCGCTGACATCCCACCAGGCGAACATGTGCCCTACCAGGTTTCGCTGCAGTACAGAACACGCGGTGGTCAGATGCACTTCTGCGGTGGATCCATCATCGCTCCCAATcgcatccttactgcagctcACTGTTGTCAGGGTCTCAACGCCAGTCGCATGTCTGTTGTGGCCGGAATTCGAGGACTGAACGAGAAGGGTTCCCGCTCCCAGGTGCTATCCTACAGCATCCATCCCAAGTATCAGGAACTGGTTACCAGCGATCTTGCCGTGCTGTCCATCAAACCTCCGCTGAAGTTAAATAACTCGACCATTAGTGCAATTGAGTATCGATCGCAGGGGAAAGACTTCGTTGGTGGAGGAGTTCCAGTAACCTTGACGGGATGGGGCCTCCGCTTACCAGTGCCCTTTCCCTTCTTGGATAATGTGAACTATCCCAATGTTCTTCAGCGCATGAGTTACCACACCATCTCGAACAGTGAGTGCAGGAATGCGGGCATGGAGAGCGTTACGGATACGGAGATCTGCGCCAGAGGACCTTTTAGGGGAGCCTGTTCG GGCGACTCTGGCGGTCCTTTGGTAATGGAATCCAAAAATGGATTACAGCAAGTGGGCATAGTATCCTACGGGCTGGTGGTGTGTGGTCTATACATCTCTCCGGATGTCTACACCAGAGTGTCTACCTTCAGTGACTGGATaggaaatcaaacaaaatcCTGA
- the CG12256 gene encoding uncharacterized protein, translating into MNGVTYFVLLLSSTLLALGGVQSKPMGNVIDLDKYFEEADLNSQERVVGGYDVPEDEYVPYQVSMQFLTRSGKMRHFCGGSLIAPNRVLTAAHCVNGQNASRISVVAGIRDLNDSSGFRSQVQSYEMNENYQELVTSDIAILKIDPPFELDEKRVSTIDVSGSDMVGADQEVLLTGWGSVFHFGTGPFAKYPTVLQKLDYKTLSNSKCKETMTQLTDTEICALERFGKGACNGDSGGPLVMKSGESYKQVGVVSYGTAFCASNNPDVYTRVSMFDGWIKERMV; encoded by the exons ATGAACGGAGTAACTTATTTTGTGCTACTTCTTAGCTCTACTTTGTTAGCTCTAGGTGGAGTTCAAAGTAAGCCCATGGGCAATGTCATCGATT TGGACAAGTATTTCGAGGAGGCAGACCTTAATTCCCAGGAGCGAGTTGTTGGCGGTTACGATGTGCCAGAGGATGAATATGTTCCCTACCAGGTGTCCATGCAGTTTCTTACCCGCAGTGGAAAGATGCGACACTTCTGTGGTGGATCCCTGATAGCCCCAAATCGCGTCCTTACCGCTGCCCACTGCGTCAATGGCCAGAATGCCAGTCGAATTAGCGTAGTTGCTGGGATTAGGGATCTCAACGATAGCTCCGGCTTCCGATCGCAGGTGCAGTCGTACGAGATGAACGAGAACTACCAGGAGCTGGTGACTAGTGACATTGCCATCCTCAAGATCGATCCGCCCTTTGAGCTGGACGAGAAGCGTGTGTCCACCATCGACGTCAGTGGATCGGACATGGTAGGTGCCGATCAGGAGGTTCTCCTCACCGGATGGGGTTCTGTCTTCCACTTTGGCACAGGTCCTTTCGCCAAATATCCCACTGTACTCCAGAAACTCGACTACAAGACACTGAGCAATTCCAAGTGCAAGGAGACGATGACCCAGCTGACGGACACAGAGATCTGTGCCTTGGAAAGGTTTGGCAAGGGTGCCTGTAAT GGCGATTCTGGCGGTCCTTTGGTGATGAAGAGTGGTGAGTCCTATAAACAGGTGGGCGTCGTCTCCTATGGAACTGCATTCTGTGCCTCGAACAATCCTGATGTCTATACCAGAGTGTCCATGTTTGACGGTTGGATTAAGGAAAGAATGGTCTAA